A single region of the Pseudomonas sp. B21-023 genome encodes:
- the mnmA gene encoding tRNA 2-thiouridine(34) synthase MnmA, whose amino-acid sequence MTSPALKDPAKTRVIVGMSGGVDSSVSALLLMEQGYQVEGLFMKNWEEDDGTEYCTAREDLADAQAVCDRIGIKLHTANFAAEYWDNVFEHFLEEYKAGRTPNPDILCNREIKFKAFLDYALSLGADLIATGHYVRRRDTGELTELLKGLDPNKDQSYFLHAVGGKEIARTLFPVGELEKPEVRAIAEKHGLATAKKKDSTGICFIGERRFSDFLKQYLPAQPGEIQTTEGEVIGQHHGLMYHTIGQRQGLGIGGLKDASDEPWYVLEKDLTRNVLVVGQGNEHPWLFSRALLASEIFWVNPIDLSSPRKLTAKVRYRQGDQQCTLEQTASGYRAVFDEPQRAVTPGQSVVFYDGEVCLGGGVIEIAEPWSPRP is encoded by the coding sequence ATGACCAGCCCAGCACTCAAAGACCCCGCCAAGACCCGCGTCATCGTCGGCATGTCCGGCGGCGTGGACTCTTCCGTCTCCGCCCTTCTGCTCATGGAGCAGGGCTACCAGGTGGAAGGTCTGTTCATGAAGAACTGGGAAGAGGACGACGGCACCGAATACTGCACCGCCCGCGAAGACCTGGCCGACGCCCAGGCCGTGTGCGACCGCATCGGCATCAAGCTGCACACCGCCAACTTCGCCGCCGAGTACTGGGACAACGTGTTCGAGCACTTCCTCGAGGAGTACAAAGCCGGCCGCACGCCGAACCCGGACATCCTCTGCAACCGCGAAATCAAGTTCAAGGCCTTCCTCGACTACGCCCTATCCCTGGGCGCCGACCTGATCGCCACCGGCCACTATGTGCGCCGCCGCGACACTGGCGAGCTGACCGAGCTGCTCAAGGGCCTGGACCCGAACAAGGACCAGAGCTACTTCCTGCACGCCGTCGGCGGCAAGGAAATCGCCCGCACCCTGTTCCCGGTAGGCGAACTGGAGAAACCCGAGGTACGCGCCATCGCCGAGAAACACGGCCTGGCCACGGCCAAGAAGAAGGACTCCACCGGTATCTGCTTCATCGGCGAGCGCCGTTTCAGCGACTTCCTCAAGCAGTACCTGCCGGCCCAGCCGGGCGAGATCCAGACCACCGAGGGTGAAGTGATCGGCCAGCACCACGGCCTGATGTACCACACCATCGGCCAGCGCCAGGGCCTGGGCATCGGCGGCCTGAAGGACGCCAGCGACGAGCCGTGGTACGTGCTGGAAAAAGACCTCACGCGCAATGTGCTGGTGGTCGGCCAGGGCAATGAGCATCCGTGGCTGTTCTCCCGCGCCCTGCTGGCCTCGGAAATTTTCTGGGTAAACCCGATCGACCTGTCCAGCCCGCGCAAGCTCACCGCCAAGGTGCGCTACCGCCAGGGCGACCAGCAGTGCACGCTGGAGCAGACCGCCAGCGGCTACCGCGCAGTGTTCGACGAGCCGCAGCGCGCTGTCACCCCGGGCCAGTCGGTGGTGTTCTACGACGGCGAGGTATGCCTGGGCGGCGGCGTGATCGAAATCGCCGAGCCATGGAGCCCGCGCCCATGA
- the hflD gene encoding high frequency lysogenization protein HflD, whose protein sequence is MNNLQEQLIALGGVFQAAVLVDRIARTGQASEANIGCMLGSLLVVDPKDTLEVFGGDDLNLRDGYRALVGALERDPSSLQREPLRYALSMLGLERQLNKRGDLLDTIGNRLPQIQSQAEHFGLVHENVIASSGALYQDTLSTLRQRIQVHGDMRFLQQASNASKIRALLLAGIRAARLWRQLGGHRWQLVFSRRKLLNELYGMMRTAD, encoded by the coding sequence ATGAACAACCTCCAGGAGCAACTGATTGCCCTGGGCGGCGTGTTCCAGGCCGCCGTGTTGGTGGACCGTATCGCCCGCACCGGCCAGGCCAGCGAAGCCAATATCGGCTGCATGCTCGGCAGCCTGCTGGTGGTCGACCCCAAGGACACCCTGGAAGTGTTCGGCGGCGACGACCTCAACCTGCGCGACGGTTACCGGGCACTGGTCGGCGCCCTGGAGCGCGACCCCAGCAGCCTGCAACGCGAGCCGCTGCGCTACGCCCTGTCGATGCTGGGCCTTGAGCGCCAACTGAACAAGCGTGGCGACCTGCTCGACACAATCGGCAACCGCCTGCCGCAGATCCAGTCCCAGGCCGAGCATTTCGGCCTGGTTCATGAAAACGTCATCGCCTCCAGCGGCGCCTTGTACCAGGACACCCTGAGCACCCTGCGCCAACGTATCCAGGTGCACGGCGACATGCGCTTCCTGCAGCAGGCCAGCAACGCCTCGAAGATCCGTGCCCTGCTGCTGGCCGGCATCCGCGCCGCACGCCTGTGGCGCCAGCTGGGCGGACATCGCTGGCAGCTGGTGTTCAGCCGGCGCAAGCTGCTCAACGAGCTGTACGGCATGATGCGTACCGCCGATTGA
- the purB gene encoding adenylosuccinate lyase gives MQLSSLTAVSPVDGRYAGKTQALRPIFSEFGLIRFRALVEVRWLQRLAAHPQIGEVPAFSAEANAVLDSLATDFKLEHAERVKEIERTTNHDVKAIEYLLKEQAAQLPELAKVSEFIHFACTSEDINNLSHALMLRAGRDEVLLPLMRQIAEAIRTLAHTHAAVPMLSRTHGQPASPTTLGKELANVVYRLERQIAQVAAVPLLGKINGAVGNYNAHLSAYSQIDWEANARAFIEDELGLVFNPYTTQIEPHDYIAELFDAIARFNTILIDFDRDVWGYISLGYFKQKTVAGEIGSSTMPHKVNPIDFENSEGNLGIANALFQHLASKLPISRWQRDLTDSTVLRNLGVGFAHSVIAYEASLKGIGKLEVNEARIAADLDACWEVLAEPIQTVMRRFNIENPYEKLKELTRGKGITPDALLTFIDGLDMPAEAKAELKQLTPATYIGNAVAQAKRI, from the coding sequence ATGCAGCTCTCCTCGCTCACTGCGGTTTCCCCTGTAGACGGCCGTTATGCCGGCAAAACCCAGGCCCTGCGCCCCATTTTCAGCGAATTCGGCCTGATCCGTTTCCGCGCCCTGGTCGAAGTGCGCTGGCTGCAGCGCCTGGCCGCCCACCCGCAGATCGGCGAAGTGCCGGCGTTCTCCGCCGAAGCCAACGCCGTGCTGGACAGCCTGGCCACCGACTTCAAGCTCGAGCACGCCGAACGCGTCAAGGAAATCGAGCGCACCACCAACCACGACGTCAAGGCCATCGAGTACCTGCTCAAGGAGCAGGCCGCGCAGTTGCCTGAGTTGGCCAAGGTCAGCGAGTTCATCCACTTCGCCTGCACCAGCGAGGACATCAACAACCTGTCCCACGCCCTGATGCTGCGCGCCGGCCGTGACGAAGTGCTGCTGCCGCTGATGCGTCAGATCGCCGAAGCGATCCGCACCCTGGCCCACACCCACGCCGCCGTGCCGATGCTCTCGCGCACCCATGGCCAGCCAGCCTCGCCGACCACCCTGGGCAAGGAACTGGCCAACGTCGTCTACCGCCTGGAGCGCCAGATCGCGCAAGTGGCCGCCGTGCCGCTGCTGGGCAAGATCAACGGCGCCGTGGGCAACTACAACGCCCACCTGTCGGCCTACTCGCAGATCGACTGGGAAGCCAACGCCCGCGCCTTCATCGAAGACGAGCTGGGCCTGGTGTTCAACCCCTACACCACCCAGATCGAGCCGCACGACTACATTGCCGAGCTGTTCGACGCCATCGCCCGCTTCAACACCATCCTCATCGACTTCGACCGCGACGTCTGGGGCTACATCTCGCTGGGCTACTTCAAGCAGAAGACCGTTGCCGGCGAAATCGGCTCCTCGACCATGCCGCACAAGGTCAACCCGATCGACTTCGAGAACTCCGAAGGCAACCTGGGTATCGCCAATGCGCTGTTCCAGCACCTGGCCAGCAAGCTGCCGATCTCGCGCTGGCAGCGTGACCTGACCGACTCCACCGTGCTGCGCAACCTGGGCGTGGGCTTCGCCCACAGCGTCATCGCCTACGAGGCCAGCCTCAAGGGCATCGGCAAGCTGGAAGTCAACGAAGCCCGTATCGCCGCTGACCTGGACGCCTGCTGGGAAGTCCTGGCCGAGCCGATCCAGACCGTGATGCGCCGCTTCAATATCGAGAACCCCTACGAGAAGCTCAAGGAGCTGACCCGTGGCAAGGGCATCACCCCTGACGCGCTGCTGACCTTCATCGACGGCCTGGACATGCCGGCCGAAGCCAAGGCCGAGCTCAAGCAGCTGACCCCGGCGACCTACATCGGCAACGCGGTGGCCCAGGCCAAACGCATCTAA
- a CDS encoding cupin domain-containing protein, producing MNSDTPLQLLGGLTAREFLRDYWQKKPLLVRQAFPDFVSPIDADELAGLALEEEVESRLVLEHGERPWELRRGPFAEDAFSDLPERDWTLLVQAVDQFVPEVAELLEEFRFLPSWRIDDVMISYAAPGGSVGPHFDNYDVFLLQGDGTRNWKVGQMCNSDSALIDHADLRILADFEQSDEWTLEPGDMLYLPPRLAHYGVAESECLTYSVGFRAPSAAEVLTHFTDFLGQFLPDEERYSDADAQPVSDPHQIQHDALDRLKALIDKHMSDKDLLLTWFGQFMTEPRYPEQVVGEELSEQELLDYLGQGAILIRNPSARLAWSEFGDDLLLFASGRSCPLPGKLRELLKLICSADALHSENLGQWLQDEDGLMLVQQLVMQGSLGFADE from the coding sequence ATGAATTCTGATACTCCACTGCAACTGCTGGGCGGCCTCACGGCCCGTGAATTCCTGCGCGACTACTGGCAGAAGAAGCCGCTGCTGGTACGTCAGGCCTTCCCTGACTTCGTCAGCCCCATCGACGCCGACGAGCTGGCCGGCCTGGCCCTGGAAGAAGAAGTCGAGTCGCGTCTGGTGCTCGAGCACGGCGAGCGCCCGTGGGAGCTGCGCCGCGGCCCGTTCGCCGAGGACGCTTTCAGCGACCTGCCCGAGCGTGACTGGACCCTGTTGGTGCAGGCCGTGGACCAATTCGTGCCGGAAGTGGCCGAGCTGCTGGAAGAGTTCCGCTTCCTGCCGAGCTGGCGCATCGACGACGTGATGATCAGCTATGCCGCGCCCGGCGGCAGCGTCGGCCCGCACTTCGACAACTACGATGTGTTCCTGCTGCAAGGCGACGGCACGCGCAACTGGAAAGTCGGGCAGATGTGCAACAGCGACAGCGCGCTGATCGACCACGCAGACCTGCGCATCCTCGCTGATTTCGAGCAGAGCGACGAGTGGACCCTCGAACCCGGCGACATGCTCTACCTGCCGCCGCGCCTGGCCCACTACGGCGTCGCCGAGAGTGAGTGCCTGACTTACTCGGTCGGTTTCCGCGCCCCGAGCGCCGCCGAAGTGCTGACCCACTTCACCGACTTCCTCGGCCAGTTCCTGCCGGATGAAGAGCGCTACAGCGATGCCGATGCCCAGCCGGTCAGCGACCCGCACCAGATCCAGCACGATGCCCTCGACCGCCTCAAGGCGCTGATCGACAAGCATATGTCCGACAAGGACCTGCTGCTGACCTGGTTCGGCCAGTTCATGACCGAGCCTCGCTATCCTGAGCAGGTGGTGGGCGAAGAGCTCAGCGAACAGGAGCTGCTCGACTATCTCGGCCAGGGCGCCATCCTGATTCGCAACCCGAGTGCACGCCTGGCCTGGTCGGAGTTCGGTGACGACCTGCTGCTGTTCGCCAGCGGTCGCAGCTGCCCGCTGCCAGGCAAACTGCGCGAACTGCTGAAGCTGATCTGCTCCGCCGACGCCCTGCACAGCGAAAACCTGGGGCAGTGGCTGCAGGACGAAGACGGCCTGATGCTGGTACAACAGCTGGTCATGCAAGGCAGCCTGGGATTTGCCGATGAATAA